The following are from one region of the Microbacterium sp. BK668 genome:
- a CDS encoding ATP-binding cassette domain-containing protein, which yields MTTPSLAAPAVRVRGIEKSFKDLSVLRGVDFDVERGTIFALLGSNGAGKTTLVRILSTLLEADGGAASVNDLDVATRGREVREAISLTGQFAAVDEVLSGRENLVLVARLRHLDEPGSIADGLLERFSLTDAASRKVATYSGGMRRRLDIAMSLIGSPAVIFLDEPTTGLDPQARVEVWEAIRELAANGTTVLLTTQYLEEAEQLADRIAILHEGRIIADGTLAELKRLLPPAQVEYVEKQPTLEEVFLSIVGSDRKSDAADGAREK from the coding sequence ATGACCACCCCATCCCTCGCCGCACCCGCCGTCCGCGTGCGCGGGATCGAGAAGTCCTTCAAGGACCTCTCCGTCCTGCGCGGCGTCGACTTCGACGTCGAGCGGGGTACGATCTTCGCGCTCCTCGGGTCGAACGGCGCCGGCAAGACGACGCTCGTCCGCATCCTCTCGACGCTGCTCGAGGCCGACGGCGGGGCGGCGAGCGTCAACGACCTCGACGTCGCGACGCGAGGCCGGGAGGTCCGCGAGGCGATCAGCCTCACGGGTCAGTTCGCAGCGGTCGACGAGGTCCTGAGCGGACGCGAGAACCTCGTGCTCGTCGCGCGACTCCGCCACCTCGACGAGCCGGGATCGATCGCCGACGGCCTGCTCGAGCGCTTCTCGCTGACCGATGCCGCCTCCCGCAAGGTCGCGACCTACTCCGGCGGCATGCGGCGACGCCTCGACATCGCGATGAGCCTCATCGGCAGCCCGGCGGTGATCTTCCTCGACGAGCCGACGACGGGTCTGGACCCCCAGGCGCGCGTCGAGGTGTGGGAGGCGATTCGGGAGCTCGCTGCGAACGGCACGACGGTGCTCCTCACGACGCAGTACCTCGAGGAGGCCGAGCAGCTCGCCGACCGGATCGCGATCCTGCACGAGGGTCGCATCATCGCGGACGGGACCCTCGCCGAGCTCAAGCGCCTGCTGCCGCCGGCGCAGGTCGAGTACGTCGAGAAGCAGCCGACCCTCGAAGAGGTCTTCCTCTCGATCGTCGGATCTGATCGCAAGAGCGACGCCGCCGACGGCGCGCGTGAGAAGTGA
- a CDS encoding DUF1048 domain-containing protein has product MAAKWIEAITGSLEQKKQYRQLKARLDALPEPYGSAAKAMHRYFMYYGGITDGDDLVKMFEDLVELWERAAADGTPVRDIVGPDPVDFAETFAQSYGGTRWIDKERAHLAKAIEDAEGAQER; this is encoded by the coding sequence ATGGCCGCCAAATGGATCGAAGCGATCACCGGCTCACTCGAGCAGAAGAAGCAGTACAGGCAGCTCAAGGCGCGCCTCGATGCGCTGCCGGAGCCCTACGGCAGCGCCGCGAAGGCGATGCACAGGTACTTCATGTACTACGGCGGCATCACCGACGGCGACGACCTCGTGAAGATGTTCGAGGACCTCGTGGAGCTGTGGGAACGCGCAGCCGCCGACGGCACCCCCGTCCGCGACATCGTCGGACCGGACCCCGTCGACTTCGCCGAGACGTTCGCCCAGTCGTACGGCGGCACCCGATGGATCGACAAGGAGCGCGCCCACCTCGCGAAGGCGATCGAAGACGCGGAAGGAGCGCAGGAACGATGA
- a CDS encoding PadR family transcriptional regulator has translation MGKQETEMLKGVLEGIVLAVLSARDAYGYEITAWLRDQGFADIAEGTIYALLVRVEQRGLVDVEKVPSEKGPPRKVYSLNARGKDYLDEFWRTWSFLTDRLDKLRTDVPLTTDADEVGEKEK, from the coding sequence ATGGGCAAGCAGGAGACCGAGATGCTCAAGGGCGTTCTCGAGGGGATCGTCCTCGCCGTCCTGTCCGCCCGCGACGCATACGGATACGAGATCACGGCGTGGCTGCGCGACCAGGGCTTCGCCGACATCGCGGAGGGGACGATCTACGCGCTCCTCGTCCGCGTCGAACAGCGCGGGCTGGTCGACGTCGAGAAGGTGCCTTCGGAGAAGGGACCGCCGCGCAAGGTCTACTCGCTCAACGCGCGGGGCAAGGACTACCTCGACGAGTTCTGGAGGACCTGGAGCTTCCTCACGGACCGGCTCGACAAGCTCCGCACCGACGTTCCCCTCACGACCGATGCCGACGAGGTCGGCGAGAAGGAGAAGTGA
- a CDS encoding TrkA family potassium uptake protein produces the protein MVEQIRGDAPVLVIGLGRFGAACAGELDRLDREVLAIDENLELVQKWSERVTHTVQADAKNIDALKQIGAQDFQVAVVAVGSSIEASVLITANLVDLKVPQIWAKAVSQSHGKILARVGANHVIYPEREAGERVAHLVSGRMLDFIRFDDDFVLAKMYPPKFIRGVGLNESGVRSKYNVTVVGVKSPGKPFRYAEATTVVTNHDLIIVSGTNTDIERFAALDR, from the coding sequence TTGGTTGAGCAGATCCGCGGCGACGCGCCCGTCCTGGTCATCGGACTCGGGCGTTTCGGCGCCGCGTGCGCGGGCGAGCTAGACCGGCTGGACCGCGAGGTGCTCGCCATCGACGAGAACCTCGAGCTCGTGCAGAAGTGGTCCGAGCGCGTGACCCACACTGTTCAGGCCGACGCGAAGAACATCGACGCGCTGAAGCAGATCGGCGCGCAGGACTTCCAGGTCGCCGTCGTCGCCGTCGGGTCGTCGATCGAGGCATCCGTTCTCATCACGGCGAACCTCGTCGACCTCAAGGTGCCGCAGATCTGGGCGAAGGCCGTCTCGCAGTCGCACGGCAAGATCCTCGCCCGCGTCGGCGCGAACCACGTCATCTACCCCGAGCGCGAGGCCGGCGAGCGCGTCGCCCACCTCGTGAGCGGGCGGATGCTGGACTTCATCCGCTTCGACGACGACTTCGTGCTCGCCAAGATGTACCCGCCGAAGTTCATCCGCGGCGTCGGCCTCAACGAGTCGGGCGTGCGCTCTAAGTACAACGTGACCGTCGTGGGCGTGAAGAGCCCGGGGAAGCCCTTCCGGTACGCCGAGGCGACGACCGTCGTGACGAACCACGACCTCATCATCGTGTCGGGGACGAACACCGACATCGAGCGGTTCGCCGCCCTCGACCGCTGA
- a CDS encoding potassium transporter TrkG — translation MTADPVSPFSRHSLGRFFRRFWDDLRSLTTSSPARFAVLVFASLILLFTLLLWQPAATASGTRPPFADALFTAVSTICVTGLTTVNMGTFWSPLGQVIIFIGVNVGAMGVLTLASILGLIISKRLGLRAKLIAAGDTNPMRAHGGPVNEGQTVRLGEVGVLLRTVALSTLVIEAILAVLLYPSILIAGMDPLTALWEAPYFAAMSFTNTGFTPTENGLEPFATDYFFLTVMMAGVFLGSIGFPVIYTLWRHYWRFRLWSLHAKLTMITTVLLFVLGAGAFLALEYDNPATFGSMNAWDTVFQSFFLSAMTRSGGFAVIDVGELNGSSLIVGSMLMFVGGGSASTAGGIKVTTLAVLALAVWSEAKGRQSVQAFGRRIPSDVQRVALSVVAWGATIVALSTIVISHITKSPVEDVLFDVISGFATVGLSTGLTQSLPDPAVYVMALTMFMGRIGTVTLAAAVAATSRSQLYSLPVERPIVG, via the coding sequence ATGACGGCCGATCCCGTCAGTCCGTTCTCGCGCCACTCGCTCGGCCGGTTCTTCCGCCGCTTCTGGGATGACCTCCGCTCGCTGACCACATCCTCGCCCGCGCGGTTCGCCGTGCTGGTCTTCGCATCGCTCATCCTCCTGTTCACGCTGCTCCTGTGGCAGCCGGCAGCGACCGCGTCGGGGACGCGGCCCCCGTTCGCCGACGCGCTCTTCACGGCCGTCTCCACGATCTGCGTCACGGGCCTGACGACGGTGAACATGGGCACGTTCTGGTCGCCCCTCGGCCAGGTGATCATCTTCATCGGCGTCAACGTCGGCGCCATGGGCGTGCTGACTCTGGCATCGATCCTGGGCCTGATCATCTCGAAGCGCCTAGGCCTGCGAGCGAAGCTCATCGCGGCCGGCGACACCAATCCGATGCGCGCTCACGGCGGCCCGGTGAACGAAGGGCAGACCGTGCGCCTGGGTGAGGTGGGCGTGCTCCTTCGCACCGTCGCCCTGTCGACGCTCGTGATCGAGGCGATCCTTGCGGTGCTCCTCTACCCTTCTATCCTGATCGCCGGCATGGATCCTCTGACGGCTCTGTGGGAAGCCCCGTACTTCGCCGCCATGTCGTTCACGAACACGGGCTTCACGCCGACCGAGAACGGGCTCGAGCCGTTCGCGACCGACTACTTCTTCCTGACGGTCATGATGGCCGGCGTCTTCCTCGGCTCGATCGGATTCCCTGTCATCTACACGCTGTGGCGGCACTACTGGCGCTTCCGGCTGTGGTCCCTCCACGCCAAGCTCACCATGATCACGACGGTGCTCCTCTTCGTCCTGGGCGCCGGCGCCTTCCTCGCCCTCGAGTACGACAACCCCGCCACCTTCGGGAGCATGAACGCCTGGGACACCGTCTTCCAGTCCTTCTTCCTCTCCGCCATGACCCGGTCCGGCGGCTTCGCGGTCATCGACGTCGGGGAGCTCAACGGGTCGTCACTCATCGTCGGCTCCATGCTCATGTTCGTGGGCGGAGGCTCCGCCTCGACAGCGGGCGGCATCAAGGTCACGACCCTCGCCGTGCTCGCCCTGGCCGTGTGGTCGGAGGCGAAGGGTCGCCAGTCGGTGCAGGCCTTCGGCCGCCGCATCCCGAGCGATGTCCAGCGCGTCGCGCTGTCGGTCGTCGCGTGGGGCGCCACGATCGTCGCGCTGTCGACCATCGTGATCTCGCACATCACCAAGTCCCCGGTCGAGGACGTCCTCTTCGACGTCATCTCCGGTTTCGCGACGGTCGGCCTCTCGACCGGGCTCACCCAGAGCCTCCCCGACCCCGCCGTGTACGTGATGGCGCTCACGATGTTCATGGGCCGGATTGGTACAGTGACACTCGCCGCGGCCGTGGCCGCGACATCCCGTTCGCAGCTGTACTCGCTGCCGGTGGAAAGGCCGATCGTTGGTTGA
- a CDS encoding metalloregulator ArsR/SmtB family transcription factor: MADIFDVIADGTRREILQLLLSRSADGERGTSVSHIVHELGVSQPTVSKHLKVLREASLVSVREEGQHRYYSLSPAPLDEVDDWLVPFLLDEETEEEDELDGSAPVLNESAAHAAEVVGRAAASAKHAFESALRKLPGR; this comes from the coding sequence ATGGCGGACATCTTCGACGTGATCGCAGACGGCACACGGCGCGAGATCCTGCAGCTTCTGCTGTCCCGGTCCGCCGATGGGGAGCGGGGAACGAGCGTCTCCCACATCGTGCATGAGCTCGGCGTCAGCCAGCCGACGGTGTCCAAGCACCTCAAGGTGCTGCGCGAGGCATCCCTCGTCTCGGTGCGAGAAGAAGGTCAGCACCGCTACTACAGCCTTTCGCCGGCCCCGCTGGACGAGGTCGACGACTGGCTCGTGCCCTTCCTCCTCGACGAGGAGACAGAAGAAGAGGACGAGCTCGACGGGTCGGCCCCGGTCCTCAACGAGTCCGCCGCGCACGCGGCCGAGGTCGTCGGGCGCGCCGCCGCCTCGGCCAAGCACGCGTTCGAGAGCGCGCTGCGCAAGCTCCCCGGCCGCTGA
- a CDS encoding helix-turn-helix domain-containing protein, whose protein sequence is MAQLPDVRFLTVAEVAELMRVSKMTVYRLVHAGELPAVRFGRSYRVPETAVTEALQRPVADVG, encoded by the coding sequence ATGGCGCAGCTACCCGACGTGCGGTTTCTCACGGTCGCCGAAGTCGCCGAGCTCATGCGGGTGTCGAAGATGACGGTCTACCGCCTCGTGCACGCCGGCGAGCTTCCCGCCGTGCGGTTCGGACGCAGCTACCGCGTGCCCGAGACCGCGGTCACGGAGGCTCTGCAACGGCCGGTCGCCGACGTCGGCTAG
- a CDS encoding AURKAIP1/COX24 domain-containing protein, whose protein sequence is MGSVIKKRRKRMAKKKHRKLLRKTRHQRRNKK, encoded by the coding sequence GTGGGTTCAGTCATCAAGAAGCGCCGCAAGCGCATGGCGAAGAAGAAGCACCGCAAGCTGCTTCGCAAGACTCGCCACCAGCGCCGCAACAAGAAGTAA
- a CDS encoding rhodanese-like domain-containing protein: MQSITVQELRERTGVPLIDVREAYEFEAGHVPGAVNLPMSTLGERLHELPEGAFDVICQVGGRSARVVEALEARGYDATNVEGGTGEWAAAGYPIER; encoded by the coding sequence ATGCAGTCCATCACCGTCCAGGAGCTCCGCGAGCGCACCGGCGTGCCGCTCATCGATGTGCGCGAGGCCTACGAGTTCGAGGCCGGGCACGTTCCCGGTGCCGTCAACCTGCCGATGTCGACTCTCGGGGAGCGTCTCCACGAGCTTCCCGAGGGCGCGTTCGACGTCATCTGCCAGGTGGGCGGGCGCTCGGCCCGCGTCGTGGAGGCGCTGGAGGCCCGAGGATACGACGCCACCAACGTCGAGGGCGGCACGGGGGAGTGGGCTGCGGCGGGGTATCCCATCGAGCGGTGA
- a CDS encoding glutaredoxin family protein, with translation MTTLTLISKPDCHLCDVAREIVEAVVAELPEDSVEVEDKSILDDAALYELWWEKIPVVLIDGAVHGHWRVSPDRLRAALQEASARA, from the coding sequence GTGACGACGCTCACCCTCATCTCCAAGCCGGACTGCCACCTGTGCGACGTCGCGCGTGAGATCGTCGAGGCCGTGGTGGCGGAGCTACCCGAGGACAGCGTCGAGGTCGAGGACAAGTCGATCCTCGACGATGCGGCCCTCTACGAGCTGTGGTGGGAGAAGATCCCGGTCGTCCTCATCGACGGCGCGGTGCACGGCCACTGGCGGGTCTCGCCCGACCGCCTGCGCGCCGCTCTGCAGGAGGCATCGGCGCGGGCCTGA
- the aspS gene encoding aspartate--tRNA(Asn) ligase has protein sequence MSERVLVEQLQGLADGPVVVSGWVETVRDQKKVQFVILRDETGAVQLVNPATRELGEDAGPEASTALALTETISGLTTGTFLTVRGELKHDERVKLGGVEIKIGSLVVESSALPETPIAADSGLDKRMDWRFLDLRQRRNNLIFRVQTTLEHAMRTYWIERDYIEIHTPKLMSSPAESRAELFQLEYFGDQTAYLAQSPQHFKQMAQAAGFGKVFEIADAFRADPSFTSRHATEFTSIDAEISWVDSHEDVAAMQEELLAFALAAVKEKHGAEIEELFGVEVTVPATPFPRIPLAEAREIVRDRGYEIPRADGDLDPEGERQVSAYVKETFDHDFVFVTDYHAGIRPFYHMRDAETGLTKSYDLLYRGTEITTGAQREHRIEVLEAQAVEKGLDLEGLEHYLDFFRYGAPPHGGFGMGLARLLMLLLGESSIREVTYLFRGPTRLAP, from the coding sequence GTGAGTGAACGCGTCCTGGTGGAACAGCTGCAGGGTCTTGCCGACGGTCCCGTCGTCGTCTCGGGATGGGTCGAGACGGTCCGCGACCAGAAGAAGGTGCAGTTCGTCATCCTGCGCGACGAGACCGGCGCCGTGCAGCTCGTGAACCCGGCGACCAGGGAGCTCGGCGAAGACGCCGGCCCCGAGGCATCCACTGCCCTCGCCCTCACCGAGACGATCTCGGGCCTCACGACCGGCACCTTCCTCACCGTGCGCGGCGAGCTGAAGCACGACGAGCGCGTCAAGCTCGGCGGCGTCGAGATCAAGATCGGGAGCCTCGTCGTCGAGTCGTCGGCGCTCCCCGAGACGCCCATCGCCGCCGACTCCGGCCTCGACAAGCGCATGGACTGGCGCTTCCTCGACCTGCGTCAGCGCCGCAACAACCTCATCTTCCGCGTGCAGACGACGCTCGAGCACGCCATGCGCACGTACTGGATCGAGCGCGACTACATCGAGATCCACACGCCCAAGCTGATGTCGAGTCCCGCGGAGTCGCGCGCCGAGCTGTTCCAGCTCGAGTACTTCGGCGACCAGACGGCCTACCTCGCCCAGAGCCCGCAGCACTTCAAGCAGATGGCGCAGGCCGCCGGCTTCGGCAAGGTGTTCGAGATCGCCGACGCCTTCCGCGCCGACCCCTCGTTCACGAGCCGCCACGCGACCGAGTTCACCTCGATCGACGCCGAGATCAGCTGGGTCGACTCCCACGAGGACGTCGCGGCCATGCAGGAGGAGCTGCTCGCCTTCGCCTTGGCGGCGGTCAAGGAGAAGCACGGCGCCGAGATCGAGGAGCTCTTCGGCGTCGAGGTGACCGTGCCGGCCACCCCGTTCCCGCGCATCCCGCTCGCCGAAGCGCGCGAGATCGTGCGCGACCGTGGCTATGAGATCCCCCGTGCCGACGGCGACCTCGACCCCGAGGGCGAGCGCCAGGTCTCCGCGTACGTGAAGGAGACCTTCGACCACGACTTCGTGTTCGTGACCGACTACCACGCCGGGATCCGGCCGTTCTATCACATGCGGGATGCCGAGACCGGCCTCACGAAGAGCTACGACCTCCTCTACCGGGGCACCGAGATCACGACCGGCGCACAGCGCGAGCACCGCATCGAGGTGCTCGAGGCGCAGGCGGTCGAGAAGGGCCTCGACCTCGAGGGCCTCGAGCACTACCTCGACTTCTTCCGCTACGGCGCTCCGCCGCACGGCGGGTTCGGAATGGGCCTCGCGCGACTGCTCATGCTGCTCCTCGGGGAGTCCTCGATCCGCGAGGTCACGTACCTCTTCCGCGGCCCGACGCGCCTCGCGCCGTGA
- a CDS encoding DedA family protein — protein MATANDGSWLTALVDWSVSLMEVIGPAGAGLAIALENVFPPLPSEVILPMAGLTASRGTFTLFEALFWTTLGSIVGAFALYGLGRWLGVDRLRRAAGRIPLVHPEDIDRTVAWFDRHGGKAVFFGRMVPLFRSLISIPAGVTRMPVWKFGVLTASGSLIWNSIFVLAGFFLGEQWHVVETYADVLQYIVIAAVGLGIAWFVWARTRALLRHRQDASTATGEQG, from the coding sequence ATGGCGACGGCAAACGATGGCTCCTGGCTCACCGCGCTCGTCGACTGGTCGGTCTCGCTCATGGAGGTCATCGGACCCGCGGGCGCGGGGCTGGCCATCGCCCTCGAGAACGTCTTCCCGCCGCTGCCGAGCGAGGTCATCCTGCCGATGGCGGGCCTGACCGCCAGCCGCGGCACGTTCACGCTCTTCGAGGCGCTGTTCTGGACCACGCTCGGCTCGATCGTCGGCGCGTTCGCGCTCTACGGCCTCGGCCGATGGCTCGGCGTGGACCGCCTCCGGCGGGCGGCGGGGCGCATTCCGCTCGTCCACCCCGAGGACATCGACCGGACCGTCGCGTGGTTCGACCGGCACGGCGGCAAGGCCGTCTTCTTCGGCCGGATGGTGCCGCTCTTCCGGAGCCTCATCTCGATCCCCGCGGGCGTCACGCGCATGCCCGTCTGGAAGTTCGGCGTCCTCACGGCGTCGGGCAGTCTCATCTGGAACAGCATCTTCGTGCTCGCCGGGTTCTTCCTCGGGGAGCAGTGGCACGTCGTGGAGACGTACGCCGACGTCCTGCAGTACATCGTCATCGCCGCCGTCGGTCTGGGGATCGCCTGGTTCGTCTGGGCGCGCACCCGCGCCCTCCTGCGGCACAGGCAGGATGCCTCGACCGCGACGGGTGAACAGGGCTGA
- a CDS encoding DUF6264 family protein yields the protein MTTPPPSAPPPYGQPSPGPQPGYPGFAPAAPPAYRGQPPAYAGPGGSLPRKRPRQPVQMWDVVLTIVFLVALIVYTALASFAGLFLVMASDSCGVRDCSTELITTGWLIGTLVPWAVLVGAAIWAIVFMVKRRLAFYIPLLGAVGVTLVLVIAFFVTSAGVPTA from the coding sequence GTGACCACGCCTCCGCCCTCCGCACCGCCGCCGTACGGACAGCCCTCGCCGGGCCCCCAGCCGGGCTACCCCGGCTTCGCCCCGGCCGCGCCGCCGGCCTACCGCGGGCAGCCCCCGGCCTACGCCGGCCCGGGAGGATCTCTGCCGCGCAAGCGGCCGCGCCAGCCGGTGCAGATGTGGGACGTCGTGCTCACCATCGTGTTCCTCGTCGCGCTGATCGTGTACACGGCGCTCGCCTCGTTCGCGGGGCTCTTCCTCGTCATGGCCTCCGACTCGTGCGGCGTGCGGGACTGCAGCACCGAGCTCATCACGACGGGCTGGCTCATCGGCACGCTCGTCCCCTGGGCGGTGCTCGTCGGCGCGGCGATCTGGGCGATCGTCTTCATGGTCAAGCGCAGGCTCGCGTTCTACATCCCGCTCCTGGGTGCCGTCGGCGTGACCCTCGTGCTCGTCATCGCCTTCTTCGTCACGAGCGCCGGGGTGCCGACGGCCTGA
- a CDS encoding histidine phosphatase family protein: MPADRLHLVRHGEVDNPRRVLYGRLPGYGLSADGRRMAQQAADYVGRLTRPVTGLVCSPLQRTRESAEPFAARFELEPVIDDRVIEPTNIFEGRRMDRALLNPWNWRHLSRPEIPSWGEPYAQVIARMDSAMREAWDSVESGDVVIVSHQLPIWMAHLAVAGLPARHDPRRRRCALSSVTSFDLREDRWVEVAYAEPASTAGAVDVGAV, encoded by the coding sequence GTGCCCGCCGACCGCCTCCACCTCGTGCGTCACGGGGAGGTCGACAACCCCCGCCGTGTGCTCTACGGCCGGCTCCCCGGCTACGGTCTGAGCGCCGACGGCCGGCGCATGGCCCAGCAGGCCGCGGACTACGTCGGCCGCCTCACCCGCCCCGTCACGGGCCTCGTGTGCTCGCCTCTGCAGCGGACGCGCGAATCCGCCGAGCCCTTCGCCGCGAGATTCGAACTCGAGCCCGTCATCGATGACCGGGTCATCGAGCCGACCAACATCTTCGAGGGTCGCCGCATGGACCGGGCGCTGCTCAATCCGTGGAATTGGCGGCACCTTTCCCGGCCGGAGATCCCCAGCTGGGGCGAGCCGTACGCCCAGGTCATCGCACGCATGGACTCGGCGATGCGGGAGGCCTGGGACTCGGTGGAGTCCGGCGACGTCGTCATCGTCTCGCACCAGCTGCCGATCTGGATGGCGCACCTGGCCGTCGCAGGCCTGCCGGCGCGCCACGATCCGCGGCGCCGCCGCTGCGCTCTCTCGAGCGTCACCAGCTTCGACCTGCGCGAGGACCGCTGGGTCGAGGTCGCCTACGCGGAGCCGGCCTCCACGGCCGGAGCGGTCGACGTGGGGGCGGTGTGA
- a CDS encoding TlpA disulfide reductase family protein: MLRAAASVVAAGALLAGLAACSADPLAEQYRAGDNKGFIAGDSRVVEIAEADRADPVDFSGTTETGDAVSSADYAGGVLVVNFWYAACGPCRAEAPLLDEAAASFEGQDVAFLGVNTSDSAEAAAAFADNYGVTYPSLLAAEDGAIKLAFAERTPINATPTTLVLDKQGRVAARIIGQLLDASILETLVRETLEES; encoded by the coding sequence ATGCTGCGGGCCGCGGCATCCGTCGTCGCGGCCGGTGCGCTTCTCGCCGGACTGGCCGCGTGCAGCGCCGATCCGCTGGCGGAGCAGTACCGCGCCGGCGACAACAAGGGCTTCATCGCGGGCGACTCGCGCGTGGTCGAGATCGCGGAGGCGGACCGCGCCGACCCGGTCGACTTCAGCGGGACGACCGAGACCGGCGACGCCGTCAGCAGCGCCGACTACGCCGGCGGTGTGCTCGTCGTCAACTTCTGGTACGCCGCGTGCGGTCCGTGCCGGGCGGAGGCGCCTCTGCTCGACGAGGCCGCAGCCTCGTTCGAGGGGCAGGATGTCGCGTTCCTCGGCGTCAACACGAGCGACTCGGCCGAGGCGGCCGCCGCGTTCGCCGACAACTACGGCGTCACCTATCCGAGCCTGCTCGCGGCCGAGGACGGCGCGATCAAGCTCGCCTTCGCCGAGCGCACCCCCATCAACGCCACGCCGACCACGCTCGTGCTCGACAAGCAGGGCCGGGTGGCGGCGCGCATCATCGGGCAGCTACTGGATGCCTCGATCCTCGAGACCCTCGTGCGCGAGACGCTGGAGGAGTCGTGA
- a CDS encoding cytochrome c biogenesis protein CcdA: MSIDAVMAAGALWVAIPLALAAGLLSFLSPCVLPLVPGYLGFIGGAVQPRPRAEGRTIPSSSDDSAGPIRRGADSPTVATAPAVDVTPSKSRLLLGVLLFIAGFTVVFMAVTILGGTLGQFFLAYNDAITRVLGVVVILLGLVFIGVFGFAQRTVHPEVQSNLGLIGAPLLGIALGIGWTPCIGPTLAAILSVSWNLGDPGRAALLGLAYSLGLGIPFILLTLGFGWATRSVAFLRRHIRAVNIIGGILLIVLGVLMVTGVWTAMMAQLQGVFTSVPLPL, from the coding sequence GTGAGCATCGACGCCGTCATGGCGGCCGGCGCTCTCTGGGTGGCGATCCCCCTCGCGCTCGCGGCGGGCCTGCTGTCGTTCCTCTCGCCGTGCGTGCTCCCGCTCGTCCCCGGCTATCTCGGGTTCATCGGCGGCGCGGTCCAGCCGCGGCCGCGCGCCGAGGGTCGGACGATTCCCTCTTCGTCGGATGATTCCGCGGGACCGATCCGACGAGGCGCGGATTCTCCGACCGTCGCGACGGCGCCGGCCGTCGACGTGACGCCTTCGAAGTCCCGTCTCCTCCTCGGCGTGCTGCTGTTCATCGCCGGGTTCACCGTCGTCTTCATGGCCGTGACGATCCTGGGCGGGACGCTCGGGCAGTTCTTCCTGGCCTACAACGACGCCATCACGCGGGTGCTCGGCGTCGTCGTGATCCTGCTCGGGCTGGTCTTCATCGGCGTCTTCGGCTTCGCGCAGCGCACGGTGCACCCCGAGGTCCAGAGCAATCTCGGCCTCATCGGGGCGCCGCTGCTCGGCATCGCCCTCGGCATCGGCTGGACGCCGTGCATCGGCCCGACCCTCGCCGCGATCCTGTCGGTGTCGTGGAATCTCGGCGACCCCGGCCGGGCGGCCCTGCTCGGGCTGGCGTACTCGCTCGGCCTCGGCATCCCGTTCATCCTGCTGACCCTCGGCTTCGGGTGGGCCACCCGGTCCGTCGCCTTCCTGCGGCGGCACATCCGCGCGGTCAACATCATCGGCGGCATCCTGCTCATCGTGCTCGGCGTGCTCATGGTCACGGGGGTCTGGACGGCGATGATGGCGCAGCTGCAGGGGGTGTTCACGAGTGTCCCGCTCCCGCTCTGA